A window from Flavobacterium gyeonganense encodes these proteins:
- a CDS encoding IPT/TIG domain-containing protein has protein sequence MINKIKYRILILLALASFTACQNDDAAKANIDAMVAEPGDLLNQAFPTNKVRVEGEGLMGLKKITLDDKINISFNPNYNSDKAFIFTIPFDEKLGSRFGIQPITFITANGSVTKNIEILQPVPTITKTTPAVATPGFPLEIEGTWFYNISSVTVGGKAVSYTAKSSSSIIIALPANAISGSELAITTPGGAAKKTIDFATIVLVSDFDGNGARTEWTSYGDIESFNTSTAGGPTGNYTTLVWGGSNVNGYNGSSGGGGASFLSTSNTDATKAFIDIDVSANVVGANFAIQLNTIDGVNYGYNFKITDVNWTTKTISIIDFKDNYGFGSNTAATLNPSKINEIKVGVAQGDSPNPSAIKFDNIKIRYQ, from the coding sequence ATGATCAATAAAATAAAATATAGAATTCTGATTCTTTTGGCGCTGGCTTCTTTTACAGCCTGTCAAAACGATGACGCTGCTAAAGCAAATATAGATGCAATGGTTGCTGAACCGGGAGATTTACTAAATCAGGCCTTTCCAACAAATAAAGTCAGAGTTGAAGGCGAAGGTTTAATGGGACTAAAAAAAATTACCCTGGATGATAAAATTAATATCAGTTTTAATCCTAATTACAATTCAGATAAAGCGTTTATTTTTACTATTCCCTTTGATGAAAAACTAGGAAGCAGATTTGGAATACAGCCTATTACATTTATTACTGCAAATGGTTCCGTTACCAAAAATATTGAGATTTTACAACCTGTTCCAACCATTACAAAAACAACTCCGGCTGTTGCAACTCCAGGATTTCCATTGGAAATTGAAGGAACTTGGTTTTATAATATTTCATCAGTAACCGTAGGAGGAAAAGCGGTTAGTTATACGGCAAAATCATCTTCATCAATTATTATTGCTTTACCTGCAAATGCCATTTCTGGATCAGAACTTGCCATTACTACCCCTGGCGGTGCAGCAAAGAAAACAATAGACTTTGCTACGATCGTTTTGGTATCTGATTTTGACGGAAATGGAGCCAGAACTGAGTGGACTTCTTACGGCGATATAGAAAGCTTCAACACCAGTACTGCTGGTGGTCCAACAGGAAATTACACAACATTAGTCTGGGGCGGTTCAAATGTAAATGGTTACAACGGAAGCAGTGGCGGCGGCGGAGCCAGTTTCTTAAGCACTTCCAATACAGATGCAACAAAAGCTTTTATCGATATTGATGTAAGTGCAAATGTTGTTGGGGCTAATTTTGCCATTCAGTTAAATACTATCGACGGGGTGAATTATGGGTACAATTTTAAAATCACCGATGTAAACTGGACTACAAAAACCATTTCAATTATTGATTTTAAAGATAATTACGGATTTGGTTCTAATACAGCCGCAACTTTAAACCCTTCTAAAATTAATGAGATTAAAGTTGGAGTAGCCCAGGGAGATTCACCTAATCCAAGTGCCATTAAATTTGATAATATTAAAATTCGTTACCAATAA
- a CDS encoding RagB/SusD family nutrient uptake outer membrane protein codes for MKKLFKLFMMGMLIPLLSLFSCSDEFLDAPSENQLTPADLPEGVTAFDGIAESLYFKPWFTFNDKFLIAVGDMYAGNAFTFDGAYAQFKDAQVTSQNPILTEGYVSLFSVVDQSNNLMSLVEERKSELPEASYKNAIAISRFMRANAYFYLVRAFGAVPIISKAGSAPQPKRNIVSDVYKFIKMDLEYAVENLPERGAKKGYVTKYAAMGILAKVHLTLNEYAECAALTQKIIGNQYTLIQEYSNLFSSPENNNSAESMFALQWKAIATEWGTQNTNQAYIVPGGTGITGGGDGWGVYLPSISLQNGFEPKDTRKKSTIMTDGDFYPELLKNQGGFTYKKIYSSTAANFRKYIVGSAAERNDVFFMRTSQNTIILRYSDILLMNSEAILAGAGSTTSASALSSFNEVRTRAGLPAKTVLTRDELFNERRVEFALEGQYFFDLKRRGLAEATAIISQQEVGFYSDDARTELISRKITPTSNYFELPLPQSAIDTNPSLLEAPVPFNFN; via the coding sequence ATGAAAAAACTTTTTAAACTTTTTATGATGGGAATGCTGATACCATTGCTGTCTTTATTCTCCTGTTCAGATGAATTTTTGGATGCACCATCTGAAAATCAGCTAACGCCTGCCGACTTACCTGAAGGTGTTACAGCATTTGACGGAATTGCTGAGAGTTTGTACTTTAAGCCGTGGTTTACTTTTAATGATAAATTTCTGATTGCTGTTGGCGATATGTATGCCGGCAATGCTTTTACATTCGATGGTGCATATGCGCAATTTAAAGATGCTCAGGTAACCTCACAAAATCCGATTTTAACTGAGGGATATGTTTCTCTATTTTCGGTAGTTGATCAGTCTAATAATTTAATGAGTCTTGTCGAAGAAAGAAAAAGTGAACTGCCGGAAGCATCTTATAAAAATGCTATTGCAATATCAAGATTCATGAGAGCAAATGCTTACTTCTATCTGGTAAGAGCTTTTGGGGCTGTACCTATTATCAGTAAAGCAGGGTCTGCTCCACAGCCAAAAAGAAATATTGTTTCGGATGTGTATAAATTCATAAAAATGGATTTAGAATATGCTGTCGAAAATTTACCTGAAAGAGGAGCCAAAAAAGGTTATGTTACCAAATATGCCGCTATGGGTATATTGGCAAAAGTACATCTGACTTTGAATGAATATGCTGAATGTGCTGCTTTAACCCAAAAAATTATCGGTAACCAGTATACTTTAATTCAGGAATACAGCAACTTGTTTAGCAGTCCGGAGAACAATAACAGTGCAGAAAGTATGTTTGCCCTGCAATGGAAAGCTATTGCTACAGAATGGGGAACACAAAATACAAATCAGGCTTATATCGTTCCGGGAGGTACAGGAATTACAGGCGGTGGTGACGGTTGGGGAGTTTACCTTCCTTCTATTTCACTTCAAAATGGATTTGAACCAAAAGACACCAGAAAGAAAAGTACCATTATGACAGATGGTGACTTCTACCCTGAATTATTAAAAAACCAAGGCGGATTTACTTATAAAAAAATATACTCTTCTACAGCGGCTAATTTCAGAAAATACATTGTAGGTTCTGCTGCAGAAAGAAACGATGTATTCTTTATGAGAACTTCTCAAAACACAATCATTTTAAGATATTCTGATATTTTATTAATGAATTCTGAAGCGATTTTAGCCGGAGCCGGTTCTACAACTTCAGCATCTGCCTTAAGTTCTTTTAATGAAGTAAGAACAAGAGCAGGACTGCCAGCTAAAACAGTATTGACAAGAGATGAATTGTTTAACGAAAGAAGAGTTGAATTTGCATTGGAAGGACAATATTTCTTTGATCTAAAGCGCCGCGGATTGGCAGAAGCAACAGCCATTATTTCACAGCAGGAAGTTGGTTTTTATTCTGATGATGCCAGAACAGAATTGATTTCCAGAAAAATAACTCCGACAAGCAATTATTTTGAACTGCCATTACCGCAGTCTGCTATTGATACTAATCCATCATTATTAGAAGCTCCCGTTCCTTTTAACTTTAACTAA